A window from Marinagarivorans cellulosilyticus encodes these proteins:
- the cysN gene encoding sulfate adenylyltransferase subunit CysN, whose amino-acid sequence MSHQSDLISTDINEYLAQHERKELLRFLTCGSVDDGKSTLIGRLLHDSKMIYEDQLDAIKSDSVKHGTTGEKIDLALLVDGLQAEREQGITIDVAYRYFSTAKRKFIIADTPGHEQYTRNMATGASTCDMAIILIDARYGVVTQTRRHSYIASLLGIKHVVIAVNKMDLLDFDEAAFNKIKSDYQEFAKNLNVDEFFFVPMSALEGDNVVNRSERCAWYDGQTLMEILESVQIAGDKNITDFRYPVQLVNRPNLNFRGFCGTIASGEVKPGDAIKALPSGKTSVVDRIVTHDGDLDRAFVGQAITLTLKDEIDISRGDMIVKVDDDVAVADHLEAHLVWMAEQSLVAGREYQFKFAGKVTNGIVSKISHRIDVNTQELSKADALALNDIGLVDLQLDQSVVVDPYTINRATGGFIVIDKLSNVTVGAGMVTQKLEGKGVVETDFSAFELELNALVRKHFPHWDAKDLSELLKK is encoded by the coding sequence ATGAGTCACCAATCCGATTTAATTTCTACAGATATTAATGAATACCTCGCTCAACACGAGCGCAAAGAGCTCCTGCGTTTTCTAACGTGCGGATCTGTCGATGATGGAAAGTCCACATTAATTGGGCGTTTATTACACGATTCCAAAATGATTTATGAAGACCAATTGGATGCGATAAAGTCTGATTCGGTTAAGCACGGTACGACAGGTGAAAAAATAGACTTAGCGCTGTTAGTCGATGGTTTGCAAGCCGAGCGAGAGCAGGGCATTACCATTGATGTTGCCTATCGCTATTTTTCTACAGCTAAACGCAAGTTTATTATTGCCGATACTCCTGGGCACGAACAATACACGCGTAACATGGCCACTGGTGCATCGACGTGTGATATGGCGATTATCCTGATTGATGCTCGTTATGGTGTGGTCACACAAACACGCCGCCACTCATATATTGCTTCACTGTTAGGCATTAAGCATGTGGTCATTGCGGTGAACAAAATGGATTTGCTGGATTTTGACGAGGCAGCATTTAACAAGATCAAATCAGATTATCAAGAATTTGCGAAAAACTTGAATGTCGATGAATTCTTCTTTGTGCCTATGTCTGCATTGGAAGGCGATAATGTGGTTAATCGTAGCGAGCGCTGTGCTTGGTACGATGGCCAAACTTTAATGGAAATTTTAGAATCGGTGCAAATTGCGGGTGATAAAAATATCACCGATTTCCGTTACCCTGTGCAGTTGGTTAACCGCCCGAATTTAAATTTCCGCGGGTTCTGCGGCACGATTGCTTCCGGCGAAGTTAAGCCAGGTGATGCGATTAAAGCATTACCTTCGGGCAAGACCAGCGTTGTAGACCGTATTGTTACCCACGACGGCGATTTAGATCGCGCATTTGTTGGTCAAGCCATTACATTAACGCTAAAGGACGAAATCGATATTAGCCGCGGCGACATGATTGTTAAAGTGGACGATGATGTCGCTGTTGCTGATCATTTAGAGGCGCACTTAGTATGGATGGCAGAGCAATCTTTAGTTGCTGGCCGGGAGTACCAATTCAAATTCGCTGGCAAGGTTACCAATGGTATTGTCAGTAAAATAAGCCACCGTATAGACGTCAATACGCAAGAGCTTAGCAAAGCCGATGCGCTCGCCTTAAACGATATCGGGCTTGTGGATTTGCAACTTGATCAAAGTGTTGTTGTGGACCCTTACACAATAAACCGTGCAACAGGCGGCTTTATTGTTATTGATAAGTTATCTAACGTGACTGTCGGTGCAGGTATGGTGACCCAAAAGCTAGAAGGTAAGGGGGTTGTTGAAACTGACTTCAGTGCTTTTGAACTTGAGCTTAATGCGCTCGTGCGTAAGCACTTCCCACATTGGGATGCCAAAGACTTAAGCGAGCTACTCAAAAAATAA
- the pheA gene encoding prephenate dehydratase, with product MVDNSSEEAKELGKLRDDIDAIDEKIGALISQRAVCAQSVAEVKGRYSDGSDPIFYRPEREAQVLRKAMARNQGPLSDEEYARLFREIMSACLALENPIKVAFLGPEGTFTHEAALKHFGASAKVAPMTAIDEVFREVESGACQFGVVPVENSTEGVVTHTLDSFMSSNLNICGEVVLRIHHNLMVSDVTKTDSITRIYSHAQSLAQCRKWLDAHYPNAERIAVPSNAEAAKRMRSEWNAAAIAGEAAAKLYGLTVLADKIEDMPDNSTRFLIVGQQDVGPSGHDKTSVVIAVKNEPGALHDILEPFHRLGVDLTRVESRPSRTGNWNYVFFIDFDGHVETPKVQTALEEVSRRAADVKILGSYPKGVL from the coding sequence GTGGTCGATAATTCCTCTGAAGAAGCCAAAGAGCTTGGCAAGTTACGCGACGACATCGATGCTATTGATGAAAAAATTGGTGCGCTGATTAGCCAGCGTGCCGTTTGCGCCCAGTCTGTAGCAGAAGTTAAGGGTCGATATAGTGATGGTTCTGACCCTATTTTTTATCGTCCAGAGCGCGAGGCTCAGGTGTTGCGCAAGGCCATGGCGAGAAACCAAGGACCTTTGTCTGATGAAGAATATGCGCGCCTGTTTCGCGAAATAATGTCGGCATGTTTAGCGCTTGAAAACCCGATTAAAGTGGCCTTTTTGGGCCCCGAGGGTACGTTTACTCACGAAGCTGCATTAAAACATTTTGGCGCCAGCGCAAAAGTCGCACCCATGACAGCCATTGATGAGGTTTTTAGAGAAGTAGAATCTGGCGCTTGCCAGTTTGGTGTTGTGCCTGTTGAAAATTCGACAGAAGGTGTAGTGACTCATACGCTAGATTCTTTTATGAGTTCTAACCTAAATATTTGCGGTGAAGTGGTATTGCGTATTCACCATAACCTTATGGTTTCTGATGTAACCAAAACCGATAGCATTACTCGCATATATTCGCATGCGCAGTCTTTGGCGCAATGTCGCAAATGGTTGGACGCTCATTACCCTAATGCCGAGCGCATTGCAGTGCCAAGTAATGCCGAAGCGGCAAAGCGCATGCGTAGCGAGTGGAATGCTGCCGCCATTGCCGGTGAAGCTGCGGCCAAGCTTTATGGTTTAACGGTTTTGGCTGACAAAATTGAAGATATGCCAGACAACTCAACACGTTTTTTAATCGTTGGACAACAAGATGTTGGACCTAGCGGTCATGATAAAACCTCGGTTGTTATTGCCGTTAAAAACGAGCCTGGCGCCTTGCATGATATCTTGGAGCCATTTCATCGTTTAGGTGTCGATTTGACGCGTGTCGAAAGCCGACCCTCGCGAACCGGTAATTGGAATTATGTGTTTTTCATTGACTTTGATGGTCACGTTGAAACGCCCAAGGTTCAAACAGCGCTTGAGGAAGTTTCAAGGCGTGCCGCCGATGTTAAAATTTTGGGTTCCTACCCTAAGGGCGTTCTCTAA
- a CDS encoding DnaT-like ssDNA-binding domain-containing protein, protein MNSYPQTANRPATTAPQILPEIPLTLSPSLAAKLGVEEALMVTVLQQLSLRLAGQNQQGFTWFTASQAQIFAIAPFWADKDVQRLCTNLREANIVVIASAPFNQSQMLKFAFKANSDNHAQPTANNLQTATTASPTPTHAVSPNIIAPHWQPERDTLNQLAQHNIPDTFALNQVGEFITYWRERNEPARSWESKFFNHVIHKWRDFQSQKNQRPQVTLMHPDWRPSEDAMDVLTRHAGIRREFIEDAVPEFVLYWREQGSSCDNWNRRFRDHVNRQWARYSSTLEHDTTPKRIPEGWQPSRDVYDVLRLANIELQFAHQLIPEFVIYWRDSNQAHSSWNTRFLQYVKHRWAQRSAEATAINHSSTRDMSLEALVTDRSWAD, encoded by the coding sequence ATGAACAGCTACCCGCAAACCGCAAATAGGCCTGCAACCACAGCGCCGCAAATACTGCCCGAGATTCCGCTAACATTGTCGCCATCGCTCGCGGCAAAATTAGGCGTAGAAGAAGCTTTAATGGTAACGGTATTGCAGCAATTATCACTGCGCCTTGCCGGTCAAAACCAACAAGGCTTTACGTGGTTTACTGCCTCGCAAGCTCAGATTTTTGCTATTGCGCCTTTCTGGGCAGACAAAGACGTGCAGCGCCTATGCACAAATTTACGCGAAGCCAATATTGTCGTGATTGCGTCAGCCCCGTTTAACCAAAGCCAGATGCTTAAATTTGCCTTTAAAGCCAATAGCGATAACCACGCTCAACCCACGGCCAATAACCTACAAACCGCCACAACGGCTTCGCCCACACCAACGCACGCAGTAAGCCCCAATATTATTGCCCCTCACTGGCAGCCCGAGCGCGACACGCTTAACCAGCTTGCTCAACACAACATCCCAGACACCTTTGCACTTAATCAAGTCGGTGAGTTCATTACCTATTGGCGTGAACGCAACGAACCTGCGCGCTCTTGGGAGTCCAAATTCTTTAATCACGTTATTCATAAATGGCGCGACTTTCAGTCGCAAAAAAATCAGCGACCGCAAGTTACACTGATGCACCCCGATTGGCGCCCCAGCGAAGACGCTATGGATGTACTAACCCGCCACGCAGGTATTCGCCGAGAATTTATTGAGGATGCCGTGCCGGAGTTTGTACTTTATTGGCGGGAGCAAGGCAGCAGTTGCGATAACTGGAACCGCCGTTTTCGCGATCACGTAAATCGCCAGTGGGCACGGTACAGCTCTACTTTAGAGCACGACACAACTCCTAAGCGCATACCCGAAGGCTGGCAACCCTCGCGCGATGTTTACGATGTTTTGAGACTTGCAAACATTGAATTACAATTTGCCCACCAACTTATTCCTGAATTTGTCATTTATTGGCGCGATAGCAATCAAGCGCACAGCTCTTGGAATACACGCTTTTTGCAGTACGTGAAGCACCGTTGGGCACAACGCTCCGCAGAGGCTACCGCCATCAACCATTCATCAACACGAGATATGTCCCTTGAAGCACTCGTTACCGACAGAAGCTGGGCAGACTAA
- a CDS encoding fused MFS/spermidine synthase, whose amino-acid sequence MSFGKLHSFLISSEDIWLRMVFVRSNMLVLCMVFISGFSVMSVEMLGGRILAPYFGGSVYVWGSLIFTFMVGLSLGYGVGGRLSVRFYGIKILGALLCFSALQVLLVEFSSDWVLGIAFSQTSDPRSGSLLAALALYLLPTATLGTLSPVAIRTISHDIHKVGNSAGNLYLVSTLGSAVGTLVTAFWLVALFEVKSIMFGNAVALMLAASLCLLGNRRGEVK is encoded by the coding sequence ATGTCATTTGGGAAGCTGCATTCATTTTTAATTTCTTCTGAAGATATTTGGTTACGTATGGTATTTGTCCGATCTAATATGTTAGTGCTTTGCATGGTATTCATATCTGGCTTTTCAGTGATGAGCGTAGAGATGCTTGGGGGCAGGATACTGGCTCCTTATTTTGGCGGTAGCGTATACGTATGGGGTAGCCTGATATTTACTTTTATGGTCGGCCTCTCTCTAGGTTATGGTGTTGGTGGGCGCCTATCTGTTCGATTTTATGGGATAAAGATATTGGGCGCCTTGTTATGCTTTTCTGCTTTGCAGGTGCTGTTGGTGGAATTTTCTTCAGATTGGGTATTGGGTATTGCATTTAGCCAAACTAGCGACCCCCGATCCGGCTCTTTGTTGGCAGCGCTCGCGCTTTATTTACTGCCGACGGCAACTTTAGGGACTTTGTCTCCAGTTGCGATTAGGACAATTTCCCATGACATTCATAAGGTTGGAAACAGTGCAGGGAACCTCTATCTGGTGTCAACACTGGGGTCGGCGGTAGGAACTCTTGTCACGGCTTTTTGGTTGGTAGCCTTGTTCGAGGTTAAATCCATTATGTTTGGTAATGCAGTGGCTCTGATGTTGGCTGCTAGCCTTTGTTTGCTCGGTAATAGGCGTGGGGAAGTTAAATGA
- a CDS encoding prephenate dehydrogenase/arogenate dehydrogenase family protein: MSADDVVALQPINTLVVIGLGLIGGSLALSLKSAGACKRVVGIAPDPLVRQRAIERGMVDESYASIGDVAAQLGEGDVVFIAVPTLAIREVLESVKGCVPATVTVTDGASVKGSVLEDVKAVYGKVPEQLVLGHPIAGSEQSGVEAARVGLYANHRIILTPTEETSDQHKDRVADMWRAVGAEVLELDVENHDAILGATSHLPHVIAFSLVDTLAHDSHNEDIFRYAAGGFRDFTRIASSDVVMWRDIMLANRDAVLEAIDLFSSNLAVLRKTIAESDSDELTEIFSRAKQARDQFTHVMDKQKS, from the coding sequence ATGAGCGCTGATGACGTAGTAGCTTTGCAGCCAATTAATACCCTTGTTGTTATTGGTCTGGGCTTGATTGGCGGTAGCTTGGCGTTAAGTCTTAAGTCGGCTGGAGCTTGTAAGCGGGTGGTTGGCATTGCGCCAGATCCTTTGGTTCGCCAGCGTGCCATCGAGCGGGGAATGGTGGATGAATCATATGCATCTATTGGTGATGTTGCCGCACAGTTAGGTGAGGGCGATGTTGTTTTTATCGCTGTGCCAACGCTGGCCATTCGCGAAGTATTAGAAAGCGTAAAAGGCTGCGTTCCTGCTACGGTAACTGTTACAGATGGGGCAAGCGTTAAAGGAAGTGTGTTAGAAGATGTGAAGGCCGTTTATGGCAAAGTTCCAGAGCAGCTGGTACTAGGGCATCCTATTGCAGGCTCGGAGCAAAGTGGCGTAGAGGCCGCGAGGGTAGGGCTTTATGCCAATCACCGCATTATTCTTACGCCTACCGAAGAAACTTCTGATCAGCATAAAGACCGAGTCGCCGATATGTGGCGGGCTGTTGGTGCTGAGGTGCTTGAGCTTGATGTTGAAAACCACGACGCTATCTTGGGTGCGACAAGCCACTTGCCGCACGTGATTGCTTTTTCGCTGGTCGATACCCTTGCCCACGATAGCCATAACGAAGATATTTTTCGGTATGCAGCCGGCGGTTTTCGCGACTTTACACGTATTGCGTCCAGCGATGTGGTGATGTGGCGCGATATTATGTTGGCCAACCGCGATGCGGTACTCGAAGCTATCGATTTATTCTCCAGTAATTTGGCAGTATTGCGAAAGACCATTGCCGAATCAGATTCTGATGAACTCACAGAGATTTTTAGCCGAGCCAAGCAGGCTCGGGATCAATTTACCCATGTTATGGACAAGCAAAAGAGCTAA
- the gyrA gene encoding DNA gyrase subunit A produces MGDIAKEVLPVNIETELKQSYLDYAMSVIVGRALPDVRDGLKPVHRRVLFAMNELNLDWNKPYKKSARVVGDVIGKYHPHGDSAVYDTIVRMAQPFSLRYMLVDGQGNFGSIDGDSAAAMRYTEIRMRKIAHDLLADLDKETVNFVPNYDGQEMIPEVMPTRVPNLLVNGSSGIAVGMATNIPPHNLAEVVKGCLALIDNPDLSIDDLMEYIPGPDFPTGGIINGRAGILMAYRTGRGRIYVRAKAAVEVNEKTNRESIIVSEVPYMVNKARLIEKIAELVKDKKLEGISEIRDESDKDGLRVVIEIKRGDMGEVVLNNLFAQTQMESVFGINTVALVDNQPRLLNLLELLQYFIKHRREVVTRRTIYLLRKARERGHVLEGLAVAIANIDEIITTIKNSATPQDAKDALLSKGWPVGTVSQFLERAGANACRPDGLEEQFGLHDGVYHLSPAQVQAILELRLHRLTGMEHDKLLVEYQEKLEQIAEYLEILANPARLMEVIREELEVIEQSYGDPRRTEIQASRADLTVEDLINEEDRVVTISHGGYAKSQPLDAYQAQRRGGMGKSATSVKDEDFVEHLLIANTHDYILCFTNRGKVYWLKTFQIPIAGRTSRGRPVVNLLPLEAEERITSILPVKEFDEDHFIFMATANGTVKKTALSQFARPRSSGLIALDLVEGDSLVGTAITDGSCDVLLMASNGKATRFKEADVRAMGRTSRGVRGMRFDDSQSLISMIIPQEGGKVLTISENGYGKRTEQADFPTKGRGGQGVIAMATSERNGLLRGAVQVFEGDEIMIISDQGTLVRTRADEVSILSRNTQGVRLIKTKAGEHIVSLGRIEEQDDVEAPEAEGE; encoded by the coding sequence ATGGGTGATATCGCTAAAGAAGTTTTACCCGTCAATATTGAGACTGAGTTAAAACAGTCTTATCTCGATTATGCGATGAGTGTCATTGTTGGCCGAGCATTGCCAGACGTAAGAGACGGCCTTAAGCCTGTCCATCGTCGCGTGCTATTTGCCATGAATGAGCTGAATCTAGATTGGAATAAACCTTATAAGAAGTCGGCCCGTGTTGTCGGTGATGTGATTGGTAAATATCACCCGCATGGTGATTCTGCTGTATATGACACGATTGTTCGAATGGCGCAGCCGTTTTCGCTGCGTTATATGTTGGTCGATGGACAAGGTAACTTTGGTTCTATCGATGGCGATAGCGCGGCAGCTATGCGATATACGGAAATTCGTATGCGCAAAATTGCGCACGACTTACTTGCCGACCTAGATAAAGAAACCGTTAACTTTGTGCCGAACTATGACGGCCAAGAAATGATCCCTGAGGTTATGCCTACGCGCGTGCCTAACCTTTTGGTTAATGGCTCAAGCGGTATTGCGGTGGGCATGGCGACGAATATTCCCCCCCATAATTTGGCGGAAGTGGTTAAAGGGTGTTTGGCGCTTATAGATAACCCCGACCTCTCGATTGACGACCTTATGGAATACATTCCTGGTCCTGATTTTCCTACTGGCGGCATTATTAACGGCCGTGCTGGCATATTAATGGCCTACCGCACGGGCCGTGGCCGCATTTATGTGCGCGCTAAAGCCGCTGTAGAAGTGAATGAGAAAACCAATCGCGAATCGATTATTGTGTCTGAAGTGCCTTATATGGTGAACAAGGCGCGTCTTATTGAAAAGATTGCCGAGCTTGTTAAAGATAAAAAGCTTGAAGGGATTTCAGAAATCCGCGATGAGTCAGACAAAGATGGTTTGCGCGTTGTTATCGAAATTAAGCGCGGTGATATGGGCGAGGTTGTTTTAAATAACCTATTTGCTCAAACGCAAATGGAAAGCGTATTTGGCATTAATACTGTTGCTCTTGTTGATAACCAGCCAAGGCTGCTTAACCTTCTTGAATTGCTGCAGTATTTTATTAAGCACCGCCGCGAAGTTGTTACGCGTCGCACAATATATTTATTGCGCAAAGCGCGTGAGCGCGGCCATGTGCTAGAAGGTTTGGCTGTTGCAATTGCGAATATTGATGAAATTATTACCACCATCAAAAACTCTGCAACGCCGCAAGATGCTAAAGATGCTCTGTTAAGCAAAGGTTGGCCGGTAGGTACAGTGAGCCAATTCTTGGAGCGTGCCGGTGCTAACGCTTGCCGCCCAGACGGCCTAGAAGAGCAATTTGGTTTGCATGATGGCGTGTATCACTTATCGCCAGCACAGGTGCAAGCCATTTTAGAGCTTCGCTTACACCGTTTAACCGGTATGGAACACGACAAGCTACTTGTTGAGTACCAAGAAAAGCTTGAGCAAATTGCTGAATATCTAGAAATTTTGGCTAACCCTGCGCGCTTAATGGAAGTTATCCGGGAAGAGCTTGAAGTTATTGAGCAGTCTTATGGCGACCCGCGCCGTACCGAAATTCAAGCCTCCCGCGCCGATTTAACCGTAGAAGATTTAATCAACGAAGAAGATCGTGTGGTAACCATTTCACACGGTGGTTATGCCAAGAGCCAGCCATTAGATGCATACCAAGCTCAGCGCCGCGGTGGTATGGGTAAAAGTGCGACCTCAGTAAAAGACGAAGACTTTGTCGAGCATCTATTAATCGCAAACACCCATGACTACATCTTATGCTTCACCAATCGCGGTAAGGTCTATTGGCTAAAAACTTTCCAAATTCCAATTGCCGGCCGCACAAGCCGCGGGCGCCCAGTTGTTAACTTGTTGCCATTAGAAGCTGAAGAGCGCATTACCTCGATTTTGCCGGTTAAAGAATTTGACGAAGATCACTTTATCTTTATGGCGACTGCTAATGGCACAGTTAAGAAAACAGCCTTGTCACAATTTGCACGCCCGCGAAGCAGTGGTTTGATTGCGCTAGATCTTGTAGAAGGGGACAGCCTGGTTGGCACCGCGATTACAGACGGCAGCTGCGACGTGCTGTTAATGGCGTCTAACGGTAAGGCAACGCGCTTCAAGGAAGCCGATGTTCGAGCCATGGGGCGCACTTCTCGTGGTGTGCGCGGTATGCGCTTTGATGACAGCCAAAGCCTGATATCCATGATCATTCCACAAGAAGGCGGCAAGGTGCTGACTATTAGCGAAAATGGCTATGGTAAGCGCACTGAGCAAGCGGACTTCCCGACCAAAGGCCGTGGTGGCCAGGGTGTTATCGCGATGGCGACCTCAGAGCGCAATGGTTTATTGCGTGGCGCCGTGCAGGTGTTTGAAGGTGACGAAATTATGATTATCTCGGACCAAGGTACTTTGGTACGTACACGTGCTGATGAGGTATCTATTTTAAGCCGAAATACTCAGGGTGTTCGATTGATTAAAACGAAAGCTGGCGAGCATATTGTAAGCTTGGGCCGGATCGAAGAGCAGGACGACGTAGAAGCGCCGGAAGCCGAGGGGGAATAA
- a CDS encoding replication protein P, whose translation MKHSLPTEAGQTKEAPKREHYIDAINQVFALFRLNYHAQFFKAFSTEAELTQIKKLWLGELARFTPETLLRAAKSILESSDFLPTLHTMIRHCESHSDTAKLPDPHSAYIEACRAPSPKARYRWSHPVVYHAGKACDWYFLQTSAESVAYPVFKRKYQDFCERVRAGEELALELENVIEHKPQTPLNKAENIKRLNMLRENLEL comes from the coding sequence TTGAAGCACTCGTTACCGACAGAAGCTGGGCAGACTAAAGAAGCCCCTAAACGCGAACACTATATTGATGCTATTAATCAGGTTTTTGCGTTATTTCGCCTGAATTACCATGCCCAGTTTTTTAAGGCATTTAGCACCGAAGCAGAGCTTACTCAAATCAAAAAACTTTGGCTGGGCGAGCTCGCGCGCTTCACACCCGAGACTCTACTGCGCGCAGCAAAATCCATTCTAGAAAGCAGTGATTTTCTACCCACGCTCCACACTATGATTCGCCACTGCGAAAGTCATAGCGACACCGCCAAACTGCCGGACCCGCATAGCGCCTATATCGAAGCTTGCCGCGCGCCCTCACCTAAAGCACGCTATCGCTGGAGCCATCCGGTGGTCTATCACGCAGGCAAAGCTTGCGATTGGTATTTCCTGCAAACCAGCGCAGAGAGTGTTGCCTACCCAGTATTTAAGCGCAAATACCAAGATTTTTGCGAGCGCGTACGCGCGGGTGAAGAGCTTGCACTCGAGCTGGAAAACGTTATCGAGCACAAGCCCCAAACACCTCTCAATAAGGCTGAAAATATCAAGCGCTTGAATATGCTACGTGAAAACCTCGAACTGTAA
- a CDS encoding spermidine synthase yields the protein MAKPDELLFFYSKAMMAALSTQKDDVRVLSVGLGGGTMPRAIMSYFKSPHVTTVELDSKMLEAAEEFMHFKQADNNRVVIQDARYFIRKQGFAKEKYDVILLDAFNGEYIPEHLTTREFLEEVKKILSPNGLLLSNTFSFRDFYNSESVTYEAVFPDFCAFKSAGARTVVAFNGSKCDAEKLKQDVERNLVALAPYIRNARGIVNSITDKKDWNVSAKVFTDEFSPANLYNVQ from the coding sequence TTGGCGAAGCCTGACGAGCTTCTGTTCTTCTATTCTAAAGCGATGATGGCTGCGCTTAGCACGCAAAAGGACGATGTCAGGGTCTTAAGTGTGGGCTTAGGTGGCGGCACCATGCCAAGAGCCATTATGAGTTATTTTAAATCCCCCCATGTCACTACCGTCGAGCTGGATTCAAAAATGCTCGAAGCTGCGGAAGAGTTTATGCATTTTAAGCAGGCAGATAATAATCGAGTGGTGATTCAAGACGCACGTTATTTTATTCGCAAGCAAGGCTTCGCCAAAGAAAAATATGACGTTATTTTGCTTGATGCATTTAATGGCGAATACATCCCGGAGCACTTGACGACACGAGAATTCTTGGAGGAAGTCAAAAAGATTCTCTCCCCGAATGGCCTATTGTTATCCAATACATTTTCCTTTCGAGACTTTTATAATTCGGAGTCTGTTACATACGAAGCGGTCTTCCCCGATTTCTGTGCTTTTAAATCCGCAGGTGCCCGTACGGTGGTAGCATTCAATGGCTCTAAGTGCGATGCAGAGAAGCTTAAGCAGGATGTTGAGCGAAACCTCGTAGCTCTTGCTCCCTATATTCGGAATGCTAGAGGTATCGTCAATAGCATTACCGATAAAAAAGATTGGAATGTGAGTGCTAAGGTATTTACGGACGAATTTTCGCCTGCAAATTTATATAATGTACAGTGA
- the cysD gene encoding sulfate adenylyltransferase subunit CysD, which produces MSSNNLSDYTLTHLKQLEAESIHIIREVAAEFDNPVMMYSIGKDSAVMLHLAKKAFAPGKPPFPLMHVDTTWKFKEMITFRDQMVKDLGWDLIVHTNQEGVDMGVGPFTHGSAKHTDIMKTQALKQALNKYKFDAAFGGARRDEEKSRAKERVYSFRDKNHRWDPKNQRPELWNVYNSKVDPGESIRVFPLSNWTELDIWQYIHLENIPLVPLYFAAKRPVVERDGTLIMVDDDRMPIAEGEKVEEKMVRFRTLGCYPLTGAVESHATTLPEIIQEMLLTTTSERQGRVIDHDSSGSMEKKKQEGYF; this is translated from the coding sequence ATGTCTAGTAATAACTTAAGCGATTACACGCTCACTCACCTCAAGCAGCTTGAGGCCGAGAGCATACATATTATTCGCGAAGTGGCGGCTGAATTTGATAACCCCGTCATGATGTATTCTATCGGTAAAGATTCTGCCGTGATGCTGCATTTGGCTAAAAAAGCCTTTGCACCAGGGAAACCACCATTTCCATTAATGCATGTGGATACCACATGGAAATTTAAAGAAATGATCACTTTTCGCGATCAAATGGTGAAAGATTTAGGTTGGGATTTGATTGTTCATACCAACCAAGAAGGTGTTGATATGGGGGTCGGTCCATTTACCCATGGCAGCGCCAAGCATACAGATATCATGAAAACGCAAGCGTTAAAGCAAGCGTTAAACAAATATAAATTTGATGCTGCTTTTGGTGGCGCTCGTCGCGATGAAGAAAAATCTCGCGCTAAAGAGCGCGTCTATTCATTCCGCGACAAAAACCACCGCTGGGACCCTAAAAATCAACGTCCCGAATTATGGAATGTTTACAACAGCAAAGTAGATCCAGGTGAAAGTATTCGCGTATTCCCACTATCTAACTGGACAGAATTAGATATTTGGCAATACATTCATTTAGAAAACATTCCCTTGGTTCCTTTATATTTTGCCGCCAAAAGACCGGTTGTAGAACGCGATGGCACCTTAATTATGGTCGATGATGACCGTATGCCTATTGCCGAAGGCGAAAAGGTTGAAGAGAAAATGGTTCGCTTCCGTACTTTGGGTTGCTACCCATTAACGGGGGCAGTCGAATCTCATGCGACCACTTTGCCGGAGATTATTCAGGAAATGTTGTTAACAACAACCTCAGAGCGCCAAGGCCGAGTTATCGATCACGATAGTTCTGGTTCTATGGAAAAGAAAAAACAAGAAGGCTATTTCTAA